The Terriglobia bacterium sequence TGGTGAGGATGTTGGCGGCGAACAACGTCCAGTGGCCCTGTTCAAAGTACGCCATGGTTTCAAAGGCGTAGCTGGAAAACGTTGTATACGACCCGCAAAAGCCAATCGCCACCAGCAGCCGCCACATCGGATTCGCCAGTACGCGTTCCGTGGTCCAGACCAAGAAGAAGCCCAGAAGGAGGCTGCCGCTGATGTTGATGAGCAGCGTGCTGTAGGGAAAGGCGAAGTCGCCAAAGCGGACGATCATCTTGCTGACGATGTACCGCAGGTTCGCGCCCAGAACGGCGCCCAGGGAGATCCAAGCGTAAGCTTTCCACTCCACCAGAGTTCGCATCAATATGGCTCCAATATTAAGTTGTAGGAGTCATCAGCCACCGGGGCGGTTTAAGGCGAACTCCATCGCCTGCCAGTTATTAATAGCATATCTCCTGGAAATAATGCCGAGTTTTGCAGAAACTTTGCCCCAAATCTGGTGCGATTCGCGCCAGAACGAGTCACAACCTATCTTGTAACGTCTGGGAGTGATGTTTATCCTAGACGGTTCGGTTCTTCCCTCTCCCATGAGTCCGCTGGAAAAAACTGCCCGCAAGCTTCGCAAGGACTTCCGCTCGTGTGTAGCGCGCATGGACGATGGCCGGGATCTCTCTGCCCGGAACGTGCACCGCTTGCGCGCGACTATCCGCCGCGTGGAAGCTCTGGTCGGATTCACCCAGCCGGACTTGACCGGGAAGCGTCGCCAGACCCTGCTTGACCTGGACAGCCTACGCAAACGCGCAGGCAAGGTGCGCGATCTGGACGTGCAAATGGGCCTGCTCGGCGCTCTGGCCAGCGGCTCCGCCGGAGCGGACCGTCGTGCGCTGTTGCAGGCGCTCAGCCACCGGCGGCAACGGCAGGTAAGCCGGCTGATCGCCGCGCTGGGCAAGGTCAACAAGCAGAAGTTCTTTGCCCGCGTTGAGCGCCTTACGGAAAACGCGCGGTCTAACACGGCAAGCGTCACGGCTGGTCCTGTCAAAGCATTTCCTGTGAACCATGGCCCTCTTGAAAGCGCTGTCGGCGGTGTCCGGCAGTTGGCTCGACGGCAAACCGGCGACAAGACACTCAAGCCGCGGAAGCTCCATCAAGTCCGGATAGCCTTGAAGAAGCTTCGCTACGTTGCCGAGTTGGCGGCCGATTCGCCGCAGCAACAGCGCTTTCTCGGCGAACTCAAACCGGTGCAGAAAGCCATCGGCGAGTGGCATGATTGGGAGTCGCTGGCTCGCGCCGCTGAAAAACATTTCAGTGATCGCATCAATTGTCCGCTGCTGGTGGAAATCCACGCTCTTTTTGCCGCCAGCTATTCCGCCGCCACCGCCGCCGTCAGTCATTATCTAAACGCATACCGTTTGATCGAGCCTGCCGCTGTTCCGCCGGCCAAGCCACCCAAATCGGCGCCGTCCGCCAGCGCGCTGGCCCGCACGGCGTAACTGGCCTATGCCGGTCTTTGCCGCAGTAGACATCGGCTCCAACTCAGTCCGGTTGAGCATTGCTGAGTTGCGCCGCGGCCGCCTGGTTCCGCTGCACGAGGACCGCGAAGTCACCCGCCTGGGGGAGCGCGTCTTTCGCGACGGCAGTCTGGATCCGCAGGCCATGGCTTACACCCTGAAAGTCCTGCGCAGGTTTCATCGCATGGTGCAAACCTACGCCGTAACGCGGACGCGGGTCGTGGCCACCAGCGCCTTGCGTGACAGCCTGAACGCGGCGGTCTTCGCCGAATGGGTCCGGGCCACCACCGGTTGGAACCTGGAAGTAATTTCCGGCCTGGAAGAAGGCCGGCTGATTCACCTGGGCGTGGTGGGTAGTCTGCGAGTTCGTCCCGCCAAGCTGCTGCTGATTGATCTGGGTGGCGGCAGTTGTGAGCTGACTCTGTCCGCGCGCGGCCACATCAGAGAAATTGCCACACTACCTTTGGGCGCGGTGCGGCTCACCCAGGAGTTCATCCAGCACGATCCTCCGCGCAAAGATGAGCTGAAGCGGTTGCATGACTTCATCGCTGAAGAGGTGGCCCGCCTGCCCCGGCAGATCGTCCGCTCGGACGCAAAGATTGCCATCGCGACTTCGGGCACGGCGGCTGCGCTCTCCTCCGCCGCGCACGTGCTCAAACTGTCACGCAAAATGGTGACCCGCTTGGCGGCCGGCAAGCTGGCCAAGCGGCTGGCCAAGCTCACCCATCGCCAGCTCGCCTCCATCAAAGGCATCAACCCCAAGCGGGCGGAAATCGTGATCGCCGGCGCCGCGGTCTACACCCAGCTCATGAGCGCATGCGGACTGCGCAGTTTTCGCTATTCGCCGCTCGGCTTGCGCGACGGCATTCTGGCGCAGATGGCGGCGGAGCATGACCGCCACACGCGTTCCCGCCGGCAACTGGAATCGGACCGCGAAGACGTGCTCATCAACATCAGCCGCCGCTACGGCGTGGACCTGAACAACGCCCACCAGGTCAGCAAGCTGGCGCTCAGCATCTTTGACCAGTTCCGCTCCGTGCATCGCCTGGAAAAAGATTTTCGCGAATGGATTGCCGCCGCCGCCGTGCTATATGAAGTGGGGCTCTATGTGAATCCAGTGGGCCGGCACCGCCACGCGTACTACATTATTTCCCGCTCAGAATTGTTTGGCTTCACTCCGCTGCAGCGCCGGATCATCGCGACCATCGCGCGCTTCCAGGGGAACTCACGCCCGCAACTGCGCGACCGCCTGATCAAAGTGCTGCCGGCCGGCTCGCGGTCTGACGTGATCAAAGCCACTGCTATCCTGCGCGTGGCCCGCGCGCTCAACCACGGGCGCCGGTCCGCGGTGCGCGCGGTGCTCGTGCTGGCGCGCGATGGACAAATCACCATCAACGTGAAGCCCGCGCGCGGCGGGGCCGCTCTGGAATTGTGGGCGGCGGAAAAAGAAGTGTCTTACTTCCGCGAGGTCTTTGGGCGCGAGCTGAGCTTCAAGCTGGCTTGAAGCGTTCGCGCGATCTTGGGCGTGACCAGCCATTGCAGCGTGCCGTTGCGCCCGGTCATCTCCACCTTGGCGATGGAACCCTTCTTCAAGTCCACGCGGGCCGTGCTGGGCGCGGCGATCAATTTGCTCAGAAATTCCGACAAGCTCGGATTGTGTCCCACGACCATCACCGCGTCGAACTTCCGGCAGCGCGCAGCCAGGTCCTGGAATTGTTCCAGCTCAGCGTCCGGCAGCAGGGCCTCGTCGGTCTGCACCGGAGCTTCAAACGCCAGTTCGTTGGCCACCAGGGAAGCGGTCTGCAAAGCGCGCCGCAGAGGGCTGCTGATGATCTGGTCCACCTGAACGTCAAGGTTGGCCAGCAGGCGGCCGGCATACCGGGCCTGCAAAATTCCTTCTTCGTCCAGCGGACGATGCTCGTCCTTTCTTGCATTCTGGACGCTCTTGCCGGCGGATGCGTGGCGCAAAAAGTAGAAGACCATAGGCTCTTAGTTTTCCACCGCCTGCATCCTTCTCTTGGCAGAACCCGCGCGGGACGTGGGCTCTACCGGGGGCGGAATATCCGCGGCCGTGGCCGTTCCTTCCGCCAGGGCCATCAGAAACTCCTGGGCGACAAAGCTTTTCTCTCCGCGCCGCCGCGGCAAATGGTGATAGTTTCCATTGCGGTCCAGAAAGCGTGACTTGGTGTTGTCCGCCAGGTACGCGGCCAGAATCTCTTCCTTCACGCGCTGCTTTAGCACCGGGTCGAGAAGCGGGCACAGCACTTCCACACGCTCGTAGAGATTGCGCGGCATCCAGTCCGCGCTGGAGATATAGATCTGTTCGTTGCCGCCATTCTCAAAATAGAAGATGCGGCTGTGCTCCAGGAACCGGCCCACAATGCTGCGCACCACAATGTTGTCGCTGATGCCGGGCACGCCGGGACGCAGGCAGCACATGCCGCGTACGTTGAGGTCAATCTTTACTCCGGCTTGCGATGCCCGGTACAACGCCTGGATCACATTTTTGTCCAGCAACGCGTTCATTTTGGCGATGATCCGTGCCGGACGTCCCGCCCTGGCATGCTGAGCCTCCCGCTGTATATGGCCCAGTGATGTTGCCGCCAAATCGATGGGCGAAATGGCCAGCGGTCCGTAGCTGGGCGCTTCCGAGTACGCCGTGAGGTAGTTAAATACCTGGTGCACCGCCGACGTGATCTGCGGTGAGGACGTAAGCAAACTCACGTCAGTATAGAAACGTGACGTAGTCGGGTTGTAGTTGCCGGTGCCGATATGGGCGTACCTGCGCGTGACGCCGTCAGCGTCATGCCGCACCAGCAGGCAAAGCTTGCAATGGGTCTTCAGGCCCACCAGTCCGTGATAAACCGGCACGCCTTCATCTTCCATCATGCGCGCCCACTGAATGTTGGACGCCTCATCGAACCGGGCCTTGAGCTCCAGGACGGCGGTGACTTCTTTTTCCGCTGCCGCCGCGTTGATCAATGCGTTCACGATGGGTGAATCGCGACTGGTGCGATAGATCGTCTGCTTGAGCGAGATAACGTCGGGATCGCTGGCCGCGCTCTCAATGAAGTCCACCACAGCGTCAAACGAGTCGTAAGGATGGTGGAGAAGGATGTCGCGCTTGCGCAGCTCGGCAAAGATGTTGCTGCTGCTCTGCGGCAGGCGCAGCTCGCGCGCCACAAAAGTTTTGAACTTGAGGTCGGGACGCTCGGTGAGATCGTAAAAGTTGAATAGCCGCGAGAGGTTCACCGGACCTTCGGTGTAGAAGACCTGCCAGTCGTCCAGCTCAAAAGTTTGCTGCAGTCGGCGGGCGATCTCGGTGTTCACCCCGGCGTCAATCTCCAGGCGCACGGCATCGCCCTTGCGCCGGCGATGCAACTCCGTGCGCACGGATTCCAGCAGGTTGCGTGCTTCTTCCTCTTCCAGATACAGATTGCTGTTGCGCGTGACACGGAACGACGCCGCGGAGACAATGTCATACCCGCGGTACATGCGCGCGGCGTAGTAGGTGAGCATGTCAGCCAGGAAAATGTAGTCAATGCCTGACTTGGAAGGCAGACGAACCAGCCGCGGCAGGACGCGGGGCACTGTGATCACGCCCATGTAGGTGCCGGTCGCGCGCCGCTTGCGCTTGAGCAGCAGCGCGATGCACAGCGCCTTGTTCAAAACCCGGGGGAAAGGGTGCGAGGGGTCCACGGTCACCGGCGTGAGCAGGGGGTCAACTTCCCTCAGGCAATAAGCGTCAACGTAGGCCACCTGTTCGTCGTCCAGCTCTTTGAACTCCAGCACCCGGATGTTCTCTTTGGCCAGCGCGGGCAGCAGCTTGTCATTCCAGCACTCGTACTGCTTGCGCAGAAACTCGCGGGTCTGCTGGGCGATCAGGTCGCGCTCCTGTTGCGCGGTGAGAGCGTCCGGGCCGGAATCTATAAAGCCTTCTTCAATGCGCTGCAACAACCCGGCCACGCGGACTTCAAAGAACTCGTCCAGATTACTGGCGGAAATGGCCAGGAACTTTACCCGTTCCAGCAGGGGATTGTGTTCGTCGTCAGCTTCTTCCAGCACGCGCCCGTTGAAGGCCAGCCATGAGGTTTCGCGATTGATGTAGAGTGACGGATCGTCAACAGAGCGGTTCATAGAATCAAGTGGTCTGTGATGGGTGGTAACGGGCCTTGAGGGGATTGAAACTCTGCCCGGCCAACCCGCCCCCGTATCATCATTGTAGCTTTTTCTGTGGCTTTTCTCCCCACCCAAAGGTCCCAATATACTTCAACTAATACTTTATGTATTACTTGTAACTATTTGACTTCCTGAGCACGATGTCTTACGTCTGCACCCCGTACCCAGAAGATAACGTCCTCGGCGATGTTGGTAGCATGGTCGGCCACGCGCTCCAGGTTGCGGGCCACGATCAGCGTGTCCAGGGCGTCGCGATGCGTTTCCACCTGGTGGGTCATGGCGTAGTCGGCGGCCTCAAAAATTTCGCGGTTCATGTTGTCCACCAGGTCATCGCGCTCGAGCACCGACTGGGCCATGTCGGCGTTGGCGGTGAGAAAAGCGTTCAATGCATCGCGCACCATGTTGATGGCCAGGCTGGCCATGCGCGGGATGTCCACGTTCAGGCTGGACCGCGGATGGGACATCATATCCATGACTCGTTCGGCGATGTTCACCGCCTGGTCGCCCACGCGCTCCAGGTCAGAGTTGATCTTGATGCAGGCGATGATGAAGCGCAGGTCCACGGCCATGGGCTGCTGCATAGCCAGTAGGTCAATGGAGAGCTCATCCACTTCGCGTTCCACCGCGTTGATCTGGGCTTCATCGCGCAGCACCAATTCGCACACGGAAATATCACGGTTCTGGAAGGCGCGCACCGCGCGTTCCACCGCCTGCTCAGCCATGCCTCCCATGGCCAGCAGCTTCTGTTTCAGGTCGTCGAGTCCTTGATGGAAGCGAGTTCGCGTCATCCAAACCTCCCGGTAATGTAGTCTTCCGTCCGCTTGTCAGAAGGCTTGGTAAACATCTTCTCGGTCTTATCGTATTCGACCATGGTGCCCATCAGAAAGAAGGCTGTAAATTCAGCCACGCGCGCGGCTTGTTGCATGTTATGCGTCACAATCACAACCGTGTATTGTTTCTTCAGTTCAAAAATCAGGTCTTCGATTTTTGCGGTGGAAATGGGATCAAGCGCGGAAGCCGGCTCGTCCATGAGCAGGACGTCCGGTTCCACCGCCAGCGCCCGTGCGATGCACAAGCGCTGCTGCTGCCCGCCGGAAAGGCTGGCGCCCGACTTCTTCTTCAAATCGTCTTTGACTTCATCCCACAGCGCGGCTTTCTTGAGCGATTCTTCGACAATCACGTCAAGTTCCCGGCGGTTGGAGAAGCCATTCAGCTTCAGCCCTGAAGCTACATTGTCATAAATAGACATGGTGGGAAAAGGGTTGGGCTTCTGGAACACCATGCCAATGCGCCGCCGCACGGTGACTGCGGCCACGCCCTTGCCGTAGATGTCCATATCGCCCACCGTGACTTTGCCTTCCACGCGCGTGTCCGGCAGCGTCTCATGCATGCGGTTCAGGCAGCGCACAAAGGTTGACTTGCCGCACCCCGAAGGCCCAATGATGGCCGTGGTGTGCTTGTCCGGCAAATCAAGATTGATGCTGCGCAGCGCCTGCGTCTTGCCGAACCAGGCGCTGAGGTCTTTTACGTGGATCCCGGCGTCCATTAGTTGGTCCCTTTCAATACGCCCCGGCTGGCAACAGCGCGGAAGATAATTACCGTCCCCATAATGATGGTGATCAGCACCAAGGCGCCCGTCCATGCTTGCCGGTGCGCCTGGTCATACGGCATGGTTGCGTACTTGAAAATCTGCAACGGCATAGCGGCGACCGGCTGATTGAGCTTGAAGCTCCAAAACTCGTTGCCCAGCGCGGTGAACATGAGCGGCGCCGTCTCGCCGGCGATGCGGGCAAAAGCCAGCATGATGCTGGTGATGATGCCGGAACTCGCCGTGGGGATAACCACTGAAAGCGTGGTCCGCCACTGCGGAATACCCAGCCCGAAGGCCGCTTCGCGGATGGACTGCGGCACCAGGAGCAGAACTTCTTCCGTGGTGCGGGCGATGACCGGAATCATCATGATGCCCAGCGCCACCGAGCCGGCAAACAGCGAGAAATGCTTCTGGGTCGCCACTACCAGGGCCCAGGCGGTGGCGCCGATCACGATCGACGGCACTCCGTTGAGCACGTCGGCGGTGAAACGCACCGCGTTGCCGTACATGTTGCGCCCGTATTCGGCGAGAAAGACTCCGGAACCAATTCCCAGCGGTATGCCAATAGCGCTGGCCACCACCAGCAGCATCAGTGTGCCCACGATGGCATTAGCCATGCCGCCGCCGGTCTCGCCCACCGGCACAGGTATCTGCGTCAGAAATGCCCAGTTCAACTCGGTGATGCCGTTTTTGACCACGGTCCCCAGAATCAGGAACAGAGGCACGGTGACGATCAAAGCAAAAAAGGTGATCACCCCGAGTGCCAGCCAGTTGGTCGCCCGACGTCGCCACTGAATGTTCTGTGTGACCGGGTTAGGCATTCACCCTCGCAGGCATTCCCCGGGTGATGGACCAAACCAGCAAGCTGGCCAACGCGTTCACAATAAGAGTCAAGACAAACAGGACCAATGCCAGCTCTACGACGGCGCTGAGATACATATCGCCCACCGCTTCAGAGAATTGGTTGGCGATGGAGCTGGCCAGCGTGTCACTGGGCGCGAACAGTGATTTGGCGATCTGTGCGCGATTGCCGATCACCATGGTCACTGCCATGGTCTCGCCAAACGCCCGGCCCAAGCCAAGAATGACGGCCCCCAGAATTCCTGGGCGCGCATTGCGCAGAACGCTGATACGCAGCATCTCCCACTTGGTGGCGCCCAGGGCCAGCGCGGCTTCACGCTGCTGCCGAGGCACCGCCGACACAACTTCCCGCGTGATGGACGCAACGATAGGCAGGATCATGATGGCCAGGATTACACCTGCCGCCAGCATGCCGTAGCCATACTTGGGGCCGGTAAACAGGCCCGTCCAGGCGAAGTACTTGGCCAGAAAAGGTTGAACATACGAACGCAGAAACGGCGCCAGCACAAAGATGCCCCACAGGCCATAAATCACGCTGGGGATGGCGGCCAGCAACTCCACCAGAAGCGACAGAACTGGACGGATGAATCGAGGGCAGATTTCGGTGAGGAACAGCGCGGTTCCCAAAGAAAGCGGAACTGCCAGAGCCAGCGCCACCAGCGAGGAAACCACCGTCCCGTAGACCACGGGGAGCGCGCCAAAGTCTTCAGCGACCGGGTCCCAAATGGTCTTGGTGAGGAAGCTGAGCCCGAACTTGCTGATGGACAGGTGAGATTGGGAAATCAACTCGTACAGAATCAGCCCAACGATTGCTACCAGGGCCAGGGCACATAGCGTGGCCGCCGACCGAAACGCCGCGTCTGCGAACACGCTTTCCTTGGCGCTCAACCGGCTCCTGGATGCCACCACAGGTTCCGGTTGGTCGCCCGCAGTCCCGCTCAGGGCTGTCTCCGGCTCCTGTGGGCCGGAATCGCCGGAAGCTGCGGGTTCGGGAAGTGTTCGCATGTCAGGAAGCTACCAAAGCATTGTTAAATGATTGTTAAAAAGAGCGCCGGGGGTTGAAGCCGGCGCTCAGAGGGGTAAGGAGGCTGAGATTTCCCGTGCTTGTCCGGGAACGAATTGTCCTGCTGATCTACTTCTTCGCGGACTGCTTGGTGTCTTGCTTGTTGGCTGCCTTCTTTTCTTCCTGCTTGACTCTGATTTCCTTGATCCGGGCCTTGACCTTGGCCGCCACATTCTTCGGCAGAGGCGCGTATTGCAGGGACGAAGTCATCCCCTGTCCCTTGTCCACCATCCAGTTCAGAAAATCCACAAAGGCCTTTTCCTTGGCGGCGTCTTTCCATTCCACCGGAACCAGCAACCAGGTAAAGCTGCTGATGGGATAGGCGGCTTTGCCGGGAGCGTTGGTGATGGAAACGCGGAAGTCCTCCGGCATGTCTTTTACTGAAGCCGCCGCAGCGGTGACCGAATCCAGACTGGCCTTTACAAACTCTCCCGCGGCGTTCTGCACGCTGCCGAAGGGCATATTGTTGGAAACCGCATAGATCAGTTCCACATAGCCAATGCTGCCGGGGGTCTGCTTGACCGTGCCGGCCACACCTTCATTGCCTTTGCCGCCCAGCCCCACCGGCCAGTTGACGGAGGTCCCTTTGCCGACTTTGCTTTTCCATTCGGCGCTCACTTTGCACAGGTAGTCAACCCAGATGTAGGTTGTGCCACTACCGTCGGTGCGATGCACCACCACGACGTCCATATCAGGGAACTTAACGCCCGGGTTGGCCTTGGCCAGCCGCGGGTCGTTCCACTTGGTGATTTTGCCTAGGAAAATGTCGGCCAGCACGTCACCGGTGAACTTCAGTTCGGCGTTCACGCCGGGAATGTTGTACATAGGCACGTCCGCGCCCAGCACCGTGGGGATGTGCAAAAGCCTGAAAGGCGTTTCCGAAAGCTGCTTGTCGTCCATGGGGCCGTCGCTGGCTCCGAAGTCCACCGTGCCAGTCTGGATCTGCTTGATCCCGCCGCCGCTGCCGATGGATTGGTAGTTGATGGCGACGTTCGGATGCTGCTTGTGATATTCGCTGAACCATTTCGAGTAAATCGGGTTGGGAAAGGTGGCTCCGGCGCCGTTCAGGTTCGTGTCCGCGGACGCAGTCCCCAGCATGAGCGCAAGCATCAGCCCTGCGAGCAAGTTGATCCTCATCAGTTCCTCCTTGAAAGTGGGTCTTGTCACTCGAACTCTAGGAGAGCTTTGTTACAAACTGATGAAAAGCAGATGAATAGAAAATGAAAACAGGCCGAGTGCGACGGTCTGAAGACCGTAAGACGATGCAGGGGAAGGGACTTGGGAAGAGATCGCCGTGATCGCTCGTGATCGCCCGGAATCGCCGGAATCGGGAAAGGCAAACCTCACCGCATTTTGAACGCTGATGACGCTGATCACACCGCCGAGGGCGGCGGTGCCACACGGTCGTCCTCAGGCTTTGGGCAGCGTAAAGAAGAACGTCGAGCCGTGCCCCACGCTGCTCTCCACGCGGACGGTCCCCCCGTGGTTGAGGACGATGTGTTTCACGATTGCCAGCCCCAGCCCGGTGCCGCCGCTTTCGCGCGAGCGCGCTTTGTCCACGCGGTAGAAGCGTTCAAAGATGCGCGGCAGATGTTCCGACGATATTCCCGGGCCAAAATCCTGGACATAAAACTCCACTGCCCCGGGATGCTCCTCGGCTCCGATGAGGATTTTCTTTCCGCTCTGGGCGTAGCGCAGCGCGTTGCTGATCAGGTTGGCGAAGACCTGGTGGATGGCGTAGGCGTCGGCCAGCACCTCCGTCTCCGGAACGCTGCCCACGCTGATCTCCACGCCGGCGGCTTTGGCGTCTTCCTGCATGGAGCTTGCGGCTTCCGCAACCACTTGTCGCGCGGGATGGGGACGAGCATCGAGCTTTTCCTCGCCGGACTCCACGCGAGCCAGCACCAGCAGGTCTTCGGTGAGGCGTCCCATGCGTTCGGCGTTGCGGCGGATGACTTGCAGAAAATCGCGGGCATCGCCGGCGCCGATCTCGCCGGAATCAAGCAGCGTCTCCGCGTAACCGCGGATGGACGTCAGCGGCGTGCGCAGTTCGTGGGACACGTTGGCGATAAAATCCCGCCGCGTCTTCTCCACGCGCTCAATCTCGGAGATGTCATGCAGCACGCTGACCACGCCGCCGTCGGGCAGCGGCTCAGCGGTAATCGAAAACGACCGCCGGCCCGCCAGCCCTGTCGCAATGTGGCTCTCCCGCTGTTTGGAAGCCAGCGCGGACCGCAAGGTGGAGAGGAAGTCCGGATGCCGCACCAGTTCGGTGACCGGAGCGCCGATCTTCACTGGCTGGTGGACCATGCGGGTGATGGCCTGGTTGGCCCACAGCACCTTCATGTCCGGCGAGACCGCGATGACGCCGTCGGTCATGCTGTTGAGCAGGGCTTCCAGT is a genomic window containing:
- the ppk1 gene encoding polyphosphate kinase 1, with the protein product MNRSVDDPSLYINRETSWLAFNGRVLEEADDEHNPLLERVKFLAISASNLDEFFEVRVAGLLQRIEEGFIDSGPDALTAQQERDLIAQQTREFLRKQYECWNDKLLPALAKENIRVLEFKELDDEQVAYVDAYCLREVDPLLTPVTVDPSHPFPRVLNKALCIALLLKRKRRATGTYMGVITVPRVLPRLVRLPSKSGIDYIFLADMLTYYAARMYRGYDIVSAASFRVTRNSNLYLEEEEARNLLESVRTELHRRRKGDAVRLEIDAGVNTEIARRLQQTFELDDWQVFYTEGPVNLSRLFNFYDLTERPDLKFKTFVARELRLPQSSSNIFAELRKRDILLHHPYDSFDAVVDFIESAASDPDVISLKQTIYRTSRDSPIVNALINAAAAEKEVTAVLELKARFDEASNIQWARMMEDEGVPVYHGLVGLKTHCKLCLLVRHDADGVTRRYAHIGTGNYNPTTSRFYTDVSLLTSSPQITSAVHQVFNYLTAYSEAPSYGPLAISPIDLAATSLGHIQREAQHARAGRPARIIAKMNALLDKNVIQALYRASQAGVKIDLNVRGMCCLRPGVPGISDNIVVRSIVGRFLEHSRIFYFENGGNEQIYISSADWMPRNLYERVEVLCPLLDPVLKQRVKEEILAAYLADNTKSRFLDRNGNYHHLPRRRGEKSFVAQEFLMALAEGTATAADIPPPVEPTSRAGSAKRRMQAVEN
- the pstA gene encoding phosphate ABC transporter permease PstA translates to MPNPVTQNIQWRRRATNWLALGVITFFALIVTVPLFLILGTVVKNGITELNWAFLTQIPVPVGETGGGMANAIVGTLMLLVVASAIGIPLGIGSGVFLAEYGRNMYGNAVRFTADVLNGVPSIVIGATAWALVVATQKHFSLFAGSVALGIMMIPVIARTTEEVLLLVPQSIREAAFGLGIPQWRTTLSVVIPTASSGIITSIMLAFARIAGETAPLMFTALGNEFWSFKLNQPVAAMPLQIFKYATMPYDQAHRQAWTGALVLITIIMGTVIIFRAVASRGVLKGTN
- the pstC gene encoding phosphate ABC transporter permease subunit PstC; translation: MRTLPEPAASGDSGPQEPETALSGTAGDQPEPVVASRSRLSAKESVFADAAFRSAATLCALALVAIVGLILYELISQSHLSISKFGLSFLTKTIWDPVAEDFGALPVVYGTVVSSLVALALAVPLSLGTALFLTEICPRFIRPVLSLLVELLAAIPSVIYGLWGIFVLAPFLRSYVQPFLAKYFAWTGLFTGPKYGYGMLAAGVILAIMILPIVASITREVVSAVPRQQREAALALGATKWEMLRISVLRNARPGILGAVILGLGRAFGETMAVTMVIGNRAQIAKSLFAPSDTLASSIANQFSEAVGDMYLSAVVELALVLFVLTLIVNALASLLVWSITRGMPARVNA
- a CDS encoding Ppx/GppA family phosphatase: MPVFAAVDIGSNSVRLSIAELRRGRLVPLHEDREVTRLGERVFRDGSLDPQAMAYTLKVLRRFHRMVQTYAVTRTRVVATSALRDSLNAAVFAEWVRATTGWNLEVISGLEEGRLIHLGVVGSLRVRPAKLLLIDLGGGSCELTLSARGHIREIATLPLGAVRLTQEFIQHDPPRKDELKRLHDFIAEEVARLPRQIVRSDAKIAIATSGTAAALSSAAHVLKLSRKMVTRLAAGKLAKRLAKLTHRQLASIKGINPKRAEIVIAGAAVYTQLMSACGLRSFRYSPLGLRDGILAQMAAEHDRHTRSRRQLESDREDVLINISRRYGVDLNNAHQVSKLALSIFDQFRSVHRLEKDFREWIAAAAVLYEVGLYVNPVGRHRHAYYIISRSELFGFTPLQRRIIATIARFQGNSRPQLRDRLIKVLPAGSRSDVIKATAILRVARALNHGRRSAVRAVLVLARDGQITINVKPARGGAALELWAAEKEVSYFREVFGRELSFKLA
- the sixA gene encoding phosphohistidine phosphatase SixA, whose amino-acid sequence is MVFYFLRHASAGKSVQNARKDEHRPLDEEGILQARYAGRLLANLDVQVDQIISSPLRRALQTASLVANELAFEAPVQTDEALLPDAELEQFQDLAARCRKFDAVMVVGHNPSLSEFLSKLIAAPSTARVDLKKGSIAKVEMTGRNGTLQWLVTPKIARTLQASLKLSSRPKTSRK
- the pstS gene encoding phosphate ABC transporter substrate-binding protein PstS — encoded protein: MRINLLAGLMLALMLGTASADTNLNGAGATFPNPIYSKWFSEYHKQHPNVAINYQSIGSGGGIKQIQTGTVDFGASDGPMDDKQLSETPFRLLHIPTVLGADVPMYNIPGVNAELKFTGDVLADIFLGKITKWNDPRLAKANPGVKFPDMDVVVVHRTDGSGTTYIWVDYLCKVSAEWKSKVGKGTSVNWPVGLGGKGNEGVAGTVKQTPGSIGYVELIYAVSNNMPFGSVQNAAGEFVKASLDSVTAAAASVKDMPEDFRVSITNAPGKAAYPISSFTWLLVPVEWKDAAKEKAFVDFLNWMVDKGQGMTSSLQYAPLPKNVAAKVKARIKEIRVKQEEKKAANKQDTKQSAKK
- the pstB gene encoding phosphate ABC transporter ATP-binding protein PstB, which produces MDAGIHVKDLSAWFGKTQALRSINLDLPDKHTTAIIGPSGCGKSTFVRCLNRMHETLPDTRVEGKVTVGDMDIYGKGVAAVTVRRRIGMVFQKPNPFPTMSIYDNVASGLKLNGFSNRRELDVIVEESLKKAALWDEVKDDLKKKSGASLSGGQQQRLCIARALAVEPDVLLMDEPASALDPISTAKIEDLIFELKKQYTVVIVTHNMQQAARVAEFTAFFLMGTMVEYDKTEKMFTKPSDKRTEDYITGRFG
- the phoU gene encoding phosphate signaling complex protein PhoU, whose translation is MTRTRFHQGLDDLKQKLLAMGGMAEQAVERAVRAFQNRDISVCELVLRDEAQINAVEREVDELSIDLLAMQQPMAVDLRFIIACIKINSDLERVGDQAVNIAERVMDMMSHPRSSLNVDIPRMASLAINMVRDALNAFLTANADMAQSVLERDDLVDNMNREIFEAADYAMTHQVETHRDALDTLIVARNLERVADHATNIAEDVIFWVRGADVRHRAQEVK
- the crcB gene encoding fluoride efflux transporter CrcB, producing the protein MRTLVEWKAYAWISLGAVLGANLRYIVSKMIVRFGDFAFPYSTLLINISGSLLLGFFLVWTTERVLANPMWRLLVAIGFCGSYTTFSSYAFETMAYFEQGHWTLFAANILTNNLLCLGAVLAGAAIARAI
- a CDS encoding CHAD domain-containing protein, with the protein product MFILDGSVLPSPMSPLEKTARKLRKDFRSCVARMDDGRDLSARNVHRLRATIRRVEALVGFTQPDLTGKRRQTLLDLDSLRKRAGKVRDLDVQMGLLGALASGSAGADRRALLQALSHRRQRQVSRLIAALGKVNKQKFFARVERLTENARSNTASVTAGPVKAFPVNHGPLESAVGGVRQLARRQTGDKTLKPRKLHQVRIALKKLRYVAELAADSPQQQRFLGELKPVQKAIGEWHDWESLARAAEKHFSDRINCPLLVEIHALFAASYSAATAAVSHYLNAYRLIEPAAVPPAKPPKSAPSASALARTA